Proteins co-encoded in one Streptococcus pyogenes genomic window:
- a CDS encoding PTS sugar transporter subunit IIA yields MFPNILFTEARTQPELFDLVASHLEKVGYVTQEYHQALVEREAVFPTGLKVDLKDGSDILYAAIPHTETKYCLVDQVVYVRNSQALTFKHMINPEEDCLVTDFFFIINSQNEGQTTILSNLITFFITKGNLSYLASLKDDKQAISNYLIEKGVFQHD; encoded by the coding sequence GTGTTTCCTAATATTCTATTTACTGAAGCAAGGACGCAGCCAGAGCTTTTTGATCTTGTTGCTAGCCACTTGGAAAAGGTTGGGTATGTGACGCAAGAGTACCATCAGGCTTTAGTGGAGCGTGAGGCGGTATTTCCGACAGGACTCAAAGTGGACCTCAAAGATGGGTCAGATATTTTGTATGCGGCTATTCCGCATACAGAAACCAAGTATTGCTTGGTTGATCAAGTGGTCTATGTTAGAAATAGTCAAGCCCTTACCTTTAAGCACATGATTAATCCAGAGGAAGACTGTTTGGTAACGGATTTCTTCTTTATTATCAATAGTCAAAACGAGGGTCAAACGACGATTCTATCCAATCTCATTACCTTCTTTATTACGAAAGGCAATCTTAGCTATCTAGCCAGTCTAAAAGATGATAAACAAGCTATTTCAAACTATTTAATAGAAAAAGGAGTGTTTCAGCATGATTAA
- the rbfA gene encoding 30S ribosome-binding factor RbfA encodes MANHRIDRVGMEIKREVNDILQKKVRDPRVQGVTITEVQMQGDLSLAKVYYTIMSDLASDNQKAQTGLEKATGTIKRELGEQLTMYKIPDLVFEKDNSIAYGNKIDQLLRDLDNKS; translated from the coding sequence ATGGCTAATCATCGTATTGACCGCGTTGGGATGGAAATCAAGCGCGAAGTAAATGATATTCTTCAGAAAAAAGTGCGTGATCCACGCGTTCAGGGAGTAACGATTACAGAAGTGCAAATGCAGGGTGACTTGTCACTTGCTAAAGTTTATTACACTATTATGAGTGACTTGGCATCTGATAATCAAAAAGCACAAACAGGGCTTGAAAAAGCGACTGGAACGATTAAACGTGAACTTGGCGAACAATTGACCATGTACAAAATTCCAGATTTGGTGTTTGAAAAAGACAATTCCATCGCCTATGGTAATAAAATTGATCAACTCTTACGAGATCTTGACAACAAATCCTAA
- a CDS encoding alpha/beta hydrolase fold domain-containing protein — translation MRKTLVTLGLLLTLCLPTPVAASSRSWKSWFIEQYFWLKRDKSYYSKQDDPSFQRYLDACREQSDKPYQLDTNLVNGPLVQENLYGMQVYSWNDNGKPDQKTIIYLAGGSYLNNPTTYHINMLKTLSTSLDAKIVLPIYPKAPRYTYNYTMPKLVNLYQHYYHKNQNVFLMGDSAGGGLALGLAHALHNESVPQPKQLVLLSPWLDVTMSHPEIPEYEDADPILSSWGLKRVGELWAYSADNTNHIYVSPKNGPITYLPPITLFTGTREIFYPDIRDYAAKLKAANHNITFITQEGMNHVYPIYPIEEAKTAQYQIIDAINKTP, via the coding sequence ATTCGAAAAACACTTGTCACCTTAGGTCTATTACTGACCTTATGCCTGCCGACTCCAGTTGCAGCTAGTTCTCGTTCTTGGAAGAGCTGGTTTATCGAGCAATATTTCTGGTTAAAACGTGACAAGAGTTACTATTCTAAACAAGATGACCCAAGCTTCCAAAGATACCTTGATGCCTGTCGTGAACAATCTGATAAACCTTATCAACTAGATACTAATTTAGTCAATGGTCCCCTTGTTCAAGAAAATCTTTATGGCATGCAGGTTTACTCTTGGAATGATAATGGAAAACCTGATCAAAAAACAATTATTTATCTTGCCGGTGGTTCTTATCTTAACAATCCAACGACATACCATATTAATATGTTAAAGACATTATCCACAAGTCTTGACGCTAAAATTGTTTTACCCATTTATCCTAAAGCCCCACGTTATACCTATAACTATACTATGCCAAAATTGGTCAATCTTTACCAACACTATTACCATAAAAATCAGAATGTTTTCCTTATGGGAGATTCAGCAGGTGGAGGTTTAGCCTTAGGTCTAGCTCATGCCCTACACAATGAATCAGTCCCTCAACCAAAGCAGCTCGTTCTTTTATCACCTTGGTTAGATGTTACTATGTCACACCCAGAGATTCCAGAATACGAAGATGCTGATCCTATTCTATCTTCTTGGGGATTAAAACGAGTGGGAGAATTGTGGGCCTACTCTGCTGATAATACCAACCATATTTATGTCAGTCCTAAAAATGGTCCGATCACTTATCTACCACCAATTACTTTATTTACTGGGACACGAGAGATCTTTTATCCTGATATTCGCGATTATGCCGCAAAACTGAAAGCCGCTAACCACAATATTACCTTTATTACCCAAGAAGGCATGAACCACGTTTACCCAATTTATCCTATCGAAGAGGCAAAAACAGCTCAATACCAAATCATTGATGCCATCAACAAAACTCCTTAA
- a CDS encoding heavy metal translocating P-type ATPase codes for MAKEIFLVEGMSCASCALTIEKTVNQLPEVEQAVVNLATEKLTVTYQDDDLETAKVIQAVKAAGYGAQVFDEHAKHMQTGRRDEDLKVIWSQVLWSALFTIPILYLAMGHMVGLWLPPFLQPDRYPFVYSFSQLLLTIPVLVLNRHYYHNGFKALFKGHPNMDSLVALATSFAFAYSLYGVVEISLGRAHFVHSLYFESVVVILTLIGLGKYFESRSKGRTSQAIQKLLSLKATVVRVWRNSQWQLLPLEEVSYDDLVLVQPGEKVSIDGIIVEGHSSLDESFLTGESLPVEKGEKDNVFAGSLNGPGALTIKPDKLGNDTLLAQIIQLVENAQENKAPIAAIADRVSGVFVPVVLVLALLTGVFWLVFMQESLRFSLTTAIAVLVIACPCALGLATPTAIMVGTGRAAENGILFKGGDILEQAHQVDTVVFDKTGTITEGKPSLQKLLTFSGDDHLILQEAASLEAYSQHPLGEAIVRAAQEAGYDSLPVEEFESLTGLGVTGQLEGRRLAIGNAALMGILGIDLSCVQSVCAKASEKGQTLVYYAKEGQLRALFSIADAVKEDSQATVEALHQLGIHTIMLTGDHDATAKAIASQVGITDVISQVLPDQKAGVIADLRSQGRKVAMVGDGINDAPALAVADIGIAMGSGTDIAIESADVILMKPDMLDLVKAMSLSRVTMRIVKENLFWAFIYNVLMIPVAMGLLHLFGGPLLNPMLAGFAMSFSSVSVVLNALRLKGKTI; via the coding sequence ATGGCTAAAGAGATATTTTTAGTGGAGGGAATGAGTTGTGCCTCTTGTGCTCTAACAATTGAAAAAACGGTCAATCAATTGCCTGAAGTAGAACAGGCTGTTGTGAATTTAGCGACTGAGAAGCTCACGGTTACTTATCAAGATGACGATTTAGAAACGGCCAAAGTTATTCAAGCGGTGAAAGCTGCTGGTTATGGTGCACAAGTCTTTGATGAACATGCAAAACACATGCAAACAGGTCGTCGTGACGAAGACCTAAAGGTTATTTGGTCTCAGGTCTTGTGGTCTGCCCTATTCACCATTCCTATATTATACCTAGCTATGGGTCACATGGTGGGCTTATGGCTTCCTCCATTTCTGCAACCAGATCGCTATCCTTTCGTTTACAGCTTTAGTCAGCTACTCTTGACGATTCCAGTCTTAGTATTAAATCGTCATTATTACCATAATGGGTTTAAAGCTTTGTTTAAGGGACATCCTAATATGGACTCCTTGGTAGCTTTAGCAACCAGCTTTGCTTTTGCTTATAGTCTTTATGGAGTGGTTGAAATCAGTCTGGGCCGGGCGCACTTTGTGCACTCCCTTTATTTTGAATCGGTGGTAGTGATTTTGACACTCATCGGTCTAGGAAAGTATTTTGAAAGTCGTTCTAAGGGCCGTACTTCTCAAGCTATTCAAAAGCTCCTATCCTTGAAGGCTACTGTTGTGAGGGTATGGAGAAACAGCCAATGGCAATTGTTACCATTAGAAGAAGTTAGCTATGATGACCTTGTCCTGGTTCAACCAGGTGAAAAAGTTTCTATTGACGGTATTATCGTGGAAGGACATAGCAGTTTGGATGAATCCTTTTTAACCGGGGAAAGTTTGCCTGTTGAAAAGGGAGAAAAAGATAATGTCTTTGCGGGCAGCTTGAATGGGCCAGGCGCCCTCACGATTAAACCAGATAAGCTTGGAAATGATACCTTGTTAGCACAAATTATCCAACTAGTTGAGAATGCTCAAGAAAATAAAGCACCTATTGCAGCTATTGCTGATAGAGTCTCAGGTGTCTTTGTTCCGGTGGTTTTGGTATTAGCTCTGTTAACAGGGGTGTTTTGGTTGGTATTCATGCAGGAAAGTCTTCGTTTTAGTTTGACAACAGCCATCGCTGTTCTAGTCATTGCTTGCCCTTGTGCGCTTGGTTTAGCAACGCCGACAGCGATTATGGTTGGAACAGGGCGTGCAGCTGAAAATGGTATTCTTTTTAAAGGTGGTGACATCTTAGAACAAGCACATCAGGTAGATACGGTTGTTTTTGATAAAACGGGGACGATTACGGAGGGGAAACCAAGTCTTCAAAAGCTCCTAACTTTTTCGGGAGATGATCACCTTATCTTGCAAGAAGCTGCTTCCTTGGAGGCCTATTCTCAACACCCCTTAGGGGAGGCTATTGTTCGTGCTGCTCAGGAAGCTGGTTACGATAGTCTACCAGTGGAAGAGTTTGAGTCTTTAACCGGCCTAGGAGTTACTGGTCAGCTTGAAGGGCGTCGTTTGGCGATTGGAAATGCTGCTTTAATGGGAATTCTTGGTATCGATTTATCTTGTGTTCAGTCGGTTTGTGCTAAGGCTTCTGAGAAAGGCCAAACCCTTGTATATTATGCTAAAGAGGGGCAGCTACGAGCTCTTTTCAGTATTGCTGACGCTGTCAAAGAAGATAGTCAAGCTACCGTCGAAGCTTTGCATCAACTGGGAATTCACACCATCATGCTAACAGGTGACCACGATGCTACCGCTAAGGCTATTGCCTCTCAAGTGGGGATTACAGATGTGATCAGTCAAGTCTTACCTGATCAAAAAGCAGGCGTGATAGCAGACCTCCGCTCTCAAGGGAGAAAAGTTGCAATGGTAGGTGATGGTATTAATGATGCTCCGGCATTGGCTGTAGCAGACATTGGGATAGCTATGGGGTCAGGGACAGATATTGCCATTGAATCGGCGGATGTGATTCTGATGAAACCTGATATGCTGGATTTGGTGAAAGCTATGTCATTGAGTCGAGTGACTATGAGAATTGTCAAGGAAAATTTATTTTGGGCATTCATTTACAATGTCCTCATGATTCCAGTGGCCATGGGCTTACTTCATCTTTTTGGAGGTCCACTATTGAACCCGATGTTAGCAGGTTTTGCCATGAGTTTTAGTTCAGTATCAGTTGTTTTGAATGCCCTGCGATTAAAAGGAAAAACCATTTAA
- a CDS encoding DeoR/GlpR family DNA-binding transcription regulator, with product MLKRERLLKITEIVNEQGIVTVNDIIQTLNVSDMTVRRDLDELEKAGKLIRIHGGAQSITMPNKKERSNIEKQTVQTKEKWELASYATQLVNDGETIFIGPGTTLECFAEQLKNRQIRIVTNSLPVFNILQDSETIDLILIGGEYRSITGAFVGSLASQNISSLKFAKAFISCNGIYKNDIATYSETEGEIQKLAFNNSIEKYLLVDNQKFNAYDFFIFYHLNNIDAVVTDSQITEDVIERYSQFTQLLVAHENKE from the coding sequence ATGTTAAAAAGAGAAAGACTTCTAAAAATTACCGAAATAGTCAATGAGCAAGGTATTGTTACTGTGAATGATATTATTCAGACTTTAAACGTTTCTGATATGACAGTTCGTAGAGACTTAGATGAACTGGAAAAAGCCGGCAAATTGATCCGCATCCATGGAGGTGCACAAAGCATTACCATGCCTAATAAAAAAGAGCGGTCAAATATTGAAAAACAAACCGTTCAAACAAAGGAAAAATGGGAACTAGCTTCATATGCGACACAACTAGTCAATGATGGTGAAACAATCTTTATTGGTCCAGGAACAACTTTAGAATGTTTCGCTGAGCAGTTAAAAAATCGTCAGATTCGCATTGTGACCAATAGCCTCCCTGTCTTTAACATCCTTCAGGACAGCGAAACCATTGACCTGATTCTTATCGGTGGTGAATACCGATCTATTACAGGAGCTTTTGTAGGGTCCCTTGCCAGTCAAAATATCTCATCCTTAAAATTTGCCAAGGCTTTTATTAGCTGTAATGGTATTTATAAAAACGATATTGCAACTTATAGCGAAACTGAAGGAGAGATTCAAAAGCTAGCTTTTAATAATTCTATTGAAAAATACCTCTTGGTAGATAACCAAAAATTCAATGCCTACGACTTCTTCATTTTTTACCATTTAAACAACATTGATGCTGTTGTTACAGATTCGCAAATAACTGAGGACGTTATCGAACGTTATAGTCAGTTCACGCAATTATTAGTAGCCCACGAAAACAAGGAGTAA
- a CDS encoding PTS sugar transporter subunit IIB translates to MIKILAACGAGVNSSHQIKDAIETQMSDRGYDVHCDAVMVKDITEELVSRYDIFTPIAKTDLGFEMPIPIVEAGPILYRIPIMSEPVFAELERVIKENHLQ, encoded by the coding sequence ATGATTAAAATTCTAGCAGCCTGCGGTGCAGGGGTTAACTCAAGCCATCAAATTAAAGATGCGATTGAAACTCAGATGAGTGACCGTGGTTACGATGTTCACTGTGATGCGGTGATGGTCAAAGACATCACAGAAGAATTGGTGTCTCGTTATGATATTTTTACGCCGATTGCAAAAACTGACTTGGGATTTGAGATGCCGATTCCCATAGTAGAAGCAGGACCGATTCTCTATCGTATCCCAATCATGAGTGAGCCTGTTTTTGCTGAATTAGAGCGCGTGATTAAAGAAAATCATTTGCAGTGA
- a CDS encoding heavy-metal-associated domain-containing protein → MEKHYQVTGMTCDGCARTVTEKLSAVPGVQSVQVNLEKGEAKVTGRPLTFLIKRALKDTKFELYKWS, encoded by the coding sequence ATGGAAAAACATTATCAGGTTACAGGAATGACATGTGACGGTTGCGCAAGAACGGTCACTGAAAAATTATCAGCTGTCCCCGGTGTGCAATCGGTCCAGGTAAATTTGGAAAAAGGAGAGGCTAAGGTGACAGGACGTCCTTTAACGTTCCTAATCAAGCGTGCTTTGAAGGATACCAAATTTGAATTATATAAATGGTCTTAG